One genomic region from Populus nigra chromosome 8, ddPopNigr1.1, whole genome shotgun sequence encodes:
- the LOC133701190 gene encoding gibberellin 3-beta-dioxygenase 1-like: MPSRSLTDAFRSHPVHLHQKHLDFSSLQEIPDSHKWTQLDEHLDFSSLQEIPDSHMWTQLDDIEQQHPSVESFITESVPVIDLSDPNVLQNIGNACKTWGVLQVTNHGIPISLLESVEGVSRSLFSLPVQQKLKAARSPDGVSGYGVARISSFFSKLMWSEGFTIVGSPLEHFRQLWPQDYTKFCDVIEEHEKEMQKLARRLTWLMLGSLGITKKDLNWAGPKGESKEGGAALQLNSYPACPDPDLAMGLAAHTDSTLLTILYQNNTSGLQVLKEGIGWVTVPPIPGGLVVNVGDLLHILSNGLYPSVLHRAVVNRTKHRLSIAYLYGPPSSVQISPIQKLVGPNHPPLYRPITWNEYLVAKAKHFNKALSSVRICAPLNGLVDVNDHNSVKVG, from the exons ATGCCTTCAAGATCATTGACAGACGCCTTTAGATCCCACCCCGTCCATCTACACCAAAAGCACCTTGACTTTTCCTCTCTTCAAGAAATACCTGACTCACACAAATGGACTCAACTTGATGAGCACCTTGACTTTTCCTCTCTTCAAGAAATACCTGACTCACACATGTGGACTCAACTTGATGATATTGAACAACAACATCCTTCAGTTGAATCCTTCATCACGGAATCTGTCCCCGTTATCGATCTCTCAGACCCTAACGTCCTTCAAAACATAGGCAATGCATGCAAAACTTGGGGTGTGCTTCAAGTCACAAACCATGGCATCCCTATTAGCCTCCTTGAGAGCGTTGAGGGTGTTAGTAGGAGCCTCTTCTCTTTACCTGTCCAGCAAAAACTCAAAGCAGCTAGATCACCGGATGGTGTTTCTGGCTATGGTGTGGCTAggatttcttcatttttctcaaAGCTCATGTGGTCAGAGGGATTCACCATAGTTGGTTCTCCACTTGAGCACTTTCGCCAACTTTGGCCCCAAGATTACACCAAATTCTG CGATGTAATTGAAGAGCATGAGAAAGAAATGCAAAAGCTAGCAAGGAGGTTGACATGGTTAATGCTGGGCTCGTTGGGCATAACTAAGAAAGATTTAAACTGGGCTGGACCGAAAGGTGAATCCAAAGAAGGTGGTGCAGCCTTGCAACTGAACTCCTACCCGGCTTGCCCAGATCCAGATCTGGCAATGGGTCTTGCTGCACACACAGACTCCACTCTGCTGACCATTCTTTACCAGAACAACACAAGTGGATTGCAGGTGCTGAAAGAGGGAATTGGGTGGGTCACCGTCCCACCAATCCCAGGTGGGCTTGTTGTAAATGTAGGCGACCTACTCCATATCCTATCAAACGGGTTGTACCCGAGTGTGCTCCACAGAGCGGTGGTTAACCGAACCAAACACAGATTATCCATAGCGTACCTCTACGGGCCACCATCAAGTGTTCAAATATCACCCATACAAAAACTTGTAGGCCCAAATCATCCTCCTCTCTATCGCCCAATCACTTGGAATGAATACCTTGTCGCTAAAGCTAAGCATTTCAACAAAGCATTATCATCGGTTAGGATTTGTGCTCCTCTAAATGGACTAGTTGATGTAAACGATCATAATAGTGTAAAAGTTGGTTAG